The Coprothermobacter sp. nucleotide sequence GACAGTGCGTTTGTCGAAGCCTGGCATGGCGATCGAGAGCGTATCTGCCAGGACCCCGCCGACATCGACGTCGGCGATAGTCGGTGTGCTGTTGCGCGAGAAGGACAGCAACCGGTGCGTTAGTTCAGCGGCGCGCCTCGCGGCGCGTTCAATGGTGTCCAGTCCCTGGTAGAGTTCGGTCCCTTCCGTTGCGTCGACCCTGAGCAGCGACGCATGCCCCATGATGCCGCCCATGATGTTGTTGAAGTCGTGTGCGATTCCCCCTGCTAGTCGTCCGACTGCTTCCATCTTCTGTGACTGTAGGAGCTCTCGTTCCAGCTGCCGCGCTCGTTCCTCGGCGAGTCGCTGTTCTGTGACGTCGCGGAAGATTCCCTGGACAATAGAGGCACCGGCGGATGGTATAGACTTCAAGGAAGCCTCACAGATGACCTGACTGCCGTCATGGGTGACAAAGACCCAGTCAAACCGCTGTGCCTGGCCGGCAAGGGCCTGGTCTTCGAATGTGCGCATGGCGTCGGCAGATGGACGGCCGTCGGGCTGCATGGCGGGACTGATATCGGGGATGCTCTTTCCCATCAACTGTTCGGTTGTGGTGCCAAGCACTCGTCCTGCGGCGGTATTTGCCTGCGTGATGACATGGTCGCTGACGATCAGAATGGGATCGGGAGCTTCGTCGAACAGGGTGTGATACTGCTGGTACGCCGTGCGAACGGTCTGTTCGGCTTTGAGCTGGTCCCGCAGGTCACGGGCGACGATGAGCGTGCGTTTGCTGGGACCCGGCAGGTTCGACATCATGACTTCGACAGGGATGAGGGTTCTGTCGGATGCGACAAACTGCCACCGCGTTGACGTAAGGCTTCGGTCCTCCAGAGACGTCAGTGTTTCTGACATATCCGCCTGTCCGATGAACATAATGGACCCCAGTGTGGCGCCAAGCAAATCAGAATCCCTGCGAGCAAGCAGTGTACACAGGGCACCGTTGACCGCCTCGATGCGCAGATGTCCCTCAGCGCTGTCCACGAGCAGGGCAGGTTCCGGGACTGCGGCAAATAGCTGCTGATAGTAGGCGGCCCGGTCACGGGCGGCGCGTGCCGCGCGTTCACGCGAAGCAAGCAGGTAGATGGCGAGCAGGACGACCACAATGCCCCCGAGCACCAGCAACGTCGTTTTCAGCCGGTCACTGCCGGCGTAGAAGGAAATCGTGGTGCCGAACCATTTCGTCTCCAGTTGTGCCAGCATGCCGCTTCGCCGCACTTCCGCCAGGGTCGCATTGAACTGAGGAAGCAGTGGCAGCATGTTTCGGGCCGCTGGGTATGCCACGGGGCAGCGTCCAGTAAGAAAAGGTCTGAACAGGCTTCCCTTCTGAATGACGAGGTCCCCCTGGTAGCGTTCGCTGATGAGAAACTGAGCATTGAGGTAGTCATGAACGGCGGCATCAGCCTGACCCCCGGCGAGCGCGGCAATTACAGCTTCAGGCCATACATACCGCTGGACCTGCAACTGCCCGTAGCGATTGCCCAGGCTGGTAACATAGTCATCAGAAGCCGTTCCTGTCTTGACGGCAACACGATGGCTTCCGAGATCGCGTGCGTAGTGGATGTCACTGTCAACTGGTGTGACAAGGACGAGACCGGAGTTCAGGTATGAATTGGCGAAGGCGAAACGGGAAGCACGGTCACTTGTCCAGAAGATCGACCCGATCCCTAGGTCCACGGTGCCGTTCTCCACGCGCTGCAATTCGTCGGGGAAGGTCATCGTCTCGTATCGGACGTTCCAGCCATTGACCGAGGCAATGAGATTCACGAGATCGACGTCGAATCCGACAAGATGTCCGTCGCGCAGAAAAACGAAGGGTTCGTAGATGTTCGCAGCAACCACCAGCTGGGGAGGAACCGAGACCGGAGTGGCGGCATGGGCCAGGGATGTCGGTCCGAGAAAGAAGACTGCAACGGCAACAAGCGCGACTGCGCAACGCCGAGCATACTGCATCCCGAGTGCTTCCCGGCGCACAGAACGACCAGTATTCACCGAGGTTGCTCTCTCCGCCCTACCCGTTGTCAACATATGTTCATGATATCCCGTAAACCTCCTCTGTAAAGCTGAAATCTGACGTGCGCGGCTGTTCCACGGTGCTCCCAGCGGCTCAGTTTCAGGAGAAGCGTCCCGGCAACCGGGGATACGGAACATCGGGAGAGGCCCGCTCGTCCAGAATATGCGCATATACTATAATATTGGGAGTGTCCTGACGGCGCTCATTTCGAAGCAGATGGCTGAACTCGGGATAGGAAGGGTTCGCCCGCCGGATGGTCGTGGAACAGGACGCGTGCCCTTCTGTGGGTGTGCACGGATGAATGCGGTGCCAGGAAAACGTGTGGACAGCGCGATGCTCTGTCTGGCACGTGGGAGGGAGGTACAAGCACACATGAACAGACTCGCCGTTTTTGACCTTGACCGCACGCTGCTCGATGACACGTCGTCAATCTCTGAGGGACTGGTGAGACGATTGGCGGCTGCGCTGGTTCCTGGGCTTTGCTGTACGGTCGCGTCGGGGCGTGATCTCGAGCGCATAGTGCCATTCCTCGAGCAACTTGGCTGGAAATCGGTTCCCGTCATCGCCGAGCAGGGTACAGTCGTCGTCGAGCCCGGGAACGGTCATATCCTCCTGGAACGGGGCATATCGCGAGAGGTCCTGCTCGACACCGTGGACACGGTTCGTTCGGCGCGCATTCCCCTGAACGTTATCCTGTATGGCCGAGATGCCCCACAGGTGTTCCGGAGTGCGGGTGCGCCGAGTTTCGTCGAAGGGTGGCTGCTCGGACGGTACTCGCACGGTCTGCGCGACGTGCCGCCTCTGGAGCAGATTATCACGACAGGCGTGCGCAAGGTCACCGTGACATGTCGGCCTGAGGACACTGAGGGCATCAGGGCCATGCTGGCAGCAGAACTCGGGCCGCGCGCTACCGTGGTCAGGGCAGACGTGAACTTCGTCAACATCATGGATGCCGGGGTCGACAAGGGTGCAGCGCTTCGGTGGCTGATCAGCTACCTTGGGCTGGAGGCGGCCAGTGTCATGGCCGTGGGAGACTGTGAGGCTGACCAGAGCATGTTCGCGGTCGCCGGGGTTTCGGTTGCGGTGGCGAATGCTGATGAACCGACGCGAGCGATGGCAAGATACGTTGTGCCCTCTAACAATGATCAAGGCGCCGCCCTGGCTCTGGAGAGCTTCGCCGACGGAAGGTTCGGGCTCTGAGGGCCCGGGATTCAATCCTGCTTCTGAGGTGCATGGGACTCGCTCTCTGCATTCTTCACGCCTGGAGCTTGACATCCAGGTGCTCTCCGGTACATTGTTACGGCTTCATCAGCACGAGCATTGACAACCAGGAGGTGGCTCATGAATGAAGACAGCATGACGAAAAAGGCCACGCGGCCCGTCAAGAAGAACCGCCGGACACGGAGCAAACCAGCGAAGATCCGGCACCTTCAGAAACAGCAGAGGCTGTGGATGGTGTCCAAGATGGCATGGCGCAAGCCCGGTACAAAACCAGGACTTGCGCCTTCTTCATTGCTGCAGCCCACACTCGTGGTTCCGTGGCCCGCCTCGAGGTTGCTTTCCCTGGAGTTGTCTTGCCGTCTGACATGATAGCTGCCGTGGGTCCACTCTGCGTCCAGACGGCCAGAGACATCAGCATTATCCGTCAGGGGGGCCGTCTTCTGGTGACAGCGTGCGATGCTCTCGGAGCAATAGGCTCAAAGCCTGCGGACGTGGTTGCTGCTTCTGATGAGATCTGCGGCGCCTACACCCTTCGGGTCTGTCTGAACGAGCTTGCTGCGGTTGGCGTCACGCCTCTGTTCGTGCTGTCGCTGGTCTGCAATGAGTGGGAGCCGACAGGGAGAAGGGTTCTGGATGGCATCAGGGCGGAGCTTCTGGAAGGCGGGTATCCAGACCTCCCTATCAGCGGGAGTTCAGAGCAGAACATGCCGACGACCATGACTGGGCTGGGCATCGCTGTCGTGGGTACAGCAGACTCTCTGCGATGGCGGCACACGGCACCCGGTGACCGTCTCATCCTTGTTGGATTGCCATGGGTCGGATCCGAGGTTCTCGACCATTCCGGAGAGCTTCTGAGACCTTCAGCTGTCCGGT carries:
- a CDS encoding alpha-ribazole kinase, whose protein sequence is MIAAVGPLCVQTARDISIIRQGGRLLVTACDALGAIGSKPADVVAASDEICGAYTLRVCLNELAAVGVTPLFVLSLVCNEWEPTGRRVLDGIRAELLEGGYPDLPISGSSEQNMPTTMTGLGIAVVGTADSLRWRHTAPGDRLILVGLPWVGSEVLDHSGELLRPSAVRSLVGQDAVGDVIPCGSRGIRHEVEVLESESGVRIVLHEPAPVDLDKSAGPATCALVTVHGSLADCGLRATELGFIEERR